The DNA window AGCTTCGACCGTTTGCAGAAGCTCTCCGATGCCGACCCGGATACCTGCCCCAGCTGTGGGGCGCCCACGGTGAAGCGGCAGGTCACCGCGCCGTCGTTTCGGCTGGCCGGGGGGGGCTGGTACGAGACCGACTTCAAGAAGGACGGCGACAAGAAGCGCAACCTGGTCGAAGGAAACAGTGGTGGCAGTTCGACGCCGGCTGCCGCCACACCGGCCGCCAGTTCACCGGCGCCGAGTTCCGGTGGTTCTTCGGGCAGCAGTGACTGAATTGGCCGCGGCCGCCAGAAAGCCGGGGCCTGTCTGACCTCTTGGCGAATATCGCCAAGGGGCCGGACGCTTGAAAGAGGCAACCGGTCGGCGCGCTTCCTGGCGGCTTCGCTGGGCCAGGGCCGCGCTCCGCGGCGCCAACGTGCGGCGGCCGGCATCGTCCGGGCGATGCCAGCCACGGCCTGCGTGGAAGGTGCGCTGGTGCAGAGTCGGTTTCCGGCTGGTGCGAAGGTCTTGGACCCTCGGTCCTCGGCCGAAGCCAACGCTCTGATGGGCAAGCCGTCGGATCACTCGTTTCGTGACAAGGAAGAGATTCCCCGGGGCCTGCCTGGCGTGGGTCGATCGGTCCGGTCGGCCGTGTGCACGAGGTGCAATCCAGTGATGGCGGCCTGCATGTCGTCCCGAGTGCTGCGGGTCATGGATTCCGTGGTTCGGTCGCCGACTCGGGCGCGCATTGGGTCATGGGGCTGATTCGCGCGCCTGGACATCGAACCGTTTGCCGGGCGGCTGGGGCGTATCGATCGTCCTGGTGCCGCTCGAAGCCCGGACGCCCCGGCTCACCGTGTGTGGCGAGCGCAGGATGGAGCGGTCGTGTTGACCGCAGGAGCCGTCGGGCGTGGTGTCCGCCGATGGCCGTGCAGAGCGTCGAGCCTGTGCACGCCCCACCCACAGGGCGAGCGCCATCCATCCCAATGCCAGCGGCAGCACCGCACCGACCAGGCCGCCCATCGCCATCCCCAGCCGACTCAGCGCGCCCTCGGTCTGCGCACCGACCACGTCGCCTGCGCGATAGACGAAGGTGTCGATGAGGGCCTTGGCCTTGTACTTGTCTTCACGGTCGACCACGGTGAACAGCGCCTCGCGCGCTGGCTGGGCAATACCACGCTGCACCGCCCGGGTCCCTGCTTCCAGCAGGACCAGGCCCAGGAAGGAGCCGTAGGTCGCCAGCCCGAGGAAGCCCAACGCGGTGGTCACGGGCAGGAGCGCCAGCGTGAGGCCCAGGCCGAAGCGTTTGATGATCCGGCTGGCCAGGGTGAGCTGCAGCATCAGCACCGCCACATGCGTCCACATGTCGATCTTGCCGAGGATCGCCGTCCTCATGTCCAAGTCGTCGGCGATCGCCTCGACCATTTGCAGCCGGGTGAAATACACGAACGTCGCTATCACCGCCGTCAGCAGGACGTAGCCAGCGACGCCGCACAGATAGGGGGAGCCGAGCACCGAGCGGATGCCGGCCCAGGCGCTGCCGCCGATGCGCCCGCGCTCGTCTGAACGTGACGGTGGCCCGACGCCGTCCTCGATCGCCCGGCCCGGCGCGATCCACTGCAGCAGCCAGGCAGCCAGCATGCCCAGCAGCAGAAAGCCACTGGCGACCGGCAGCAGGCTGGACGTGCCCAGCGATGCGGCCAACACCGACGTGAGCCAGGGGCCGAAGATCGCGCCGAGCGTGCCGCCCACCGAGACCAGGGCGAAGAAGCGCTTGCCCTGATCGCTGGTGAAGTGGTCGGCCAGCAATGCCCAGAACACCATCGTCGCAAACAGGTTGAACACGTTGAACCAGACGTAGAACACCTGGCTGCTCACCGCTGCCACGCCTCCCGGCGCAAATGTCATCAGGCCCCAGAATCCCAACAGGCTCAGCGCCAGGAAGCCGTAAGTGGCGCCGATGACCTGCGACCGCTTCAGGCGACCGACCACCCATCCGAACAGCGGATTCATCGCCAGCGTCACCACCGCCGTCACGGCGATGAGCGAGCGCACGCTTTCGATCCCGTGTTCCAGGCCCAGCGCGTCGCGCGCCGGTCGCAACAGCATCAATGCCGTCAGTACGAAGAACAGGCACAGCGCGGCGGTCAGCACCTGTCCCCCTTCTCCGCGGCGGAGGTTGAACATGGCCTGCCACGGGCGTGAGCGACGCGAGGCTGTCGACATTTCGGTTCGGCTCATGGGGCCTCCCGGCCACAGTCGCGTCCGGGAGGCGGGCAGGGGAGCGCTTGGGTGAAGTGGCGATCAACGGCGCAGCGCGGGGAAGCGCACGCCGGTGATTTCTTCTGAGACCGCCCACAACTGAGCCGACGCTGCCGAGTCCTTGACGGCGGCGGGGACTGTCGCAAGGCCGAGCGGGCCGCGGATCTCGCGGTCACCGATCGGGCCGTAGTAGGCGCCACCTTGCGCCTCGGGCGCAGTGGCGGCGTACAGCGTGGGCACGGCGCCCTGGGCCGCGGTCTGGAGGTGCTCGCGCATGGCGGACCACTGACGACCCTGGGCGCTGTCCAGGCCCGGGCCGCGCGCAACCAGCTCGGTCACCGCGACACCGGGATGAGCGGCGACGCTGCGGATGCCCCAGCCAGCCGCGTCGCTACGTCGTTGCAGTTCGAATGCGAACATCAGACAGGCCAGCTTTGACTGGGCATAGGCGACCATCGGTACATAAGCCTGCGTGGACTGCAGGTCATCGAAATGGATGCCGCCCTGGTGGACGGCGATGCTGGACAGCGTGACCACGCGGGGAGCATCACTTTTGCGCAGCAGCGGCAGCAACTCGGCGGTCAGCACGAAATGGCCAAGGTAGTTGGTGGCAAACTGCAGCTCGAAGCCGTCAACGGAGGTGCCGCGTTCCGGCGGCGCCATGATCGCGGCGTTATTGATCAGGCCATCCAACCTGGGCAACGTGGTGCCAAGACGCCCGGCCAGGGACCGAACCGAAGACAGGTCGGCGAGATCGACGTGCTCGAACTGGACCTGGGCCTCGGGGACCGCCTGCCTGATCTGATCGATCGCCTGCTGGCCGCGTTGGGGGTTGCGTGCGGCGATGATCACCTGTGCGCCCGCGGCTGCCAGCGCCTTGGCGTCCTCGAAGCCCATGCCGCTGGTGCCTCCGGTGATCAGGACGATGCGACCGGCCTGGGAGGGCATGTCGGCCAAGCTCCAGTCGGATTTGGGTGGGGTCTGCGCCAGCGCGGTACCTGAAGAGAGCGCGTAGCCCAGCAGCACGCCAAAGGCGGCCAAGTGGCTGCGCCATCCGGAACGCGTTGCGCGCGTGTCGTTCGTTTGCGGTAAGTGGATCATTGGTCGGTCCTCACGGTTGGTAGGAGATGGATGCATTGAAGGAGGGGTGACATGGTTGGTGGTCTGTGTCGCGTTGGCAGCTGACGATCCGCGGCTCGGCCCTGATGTCGGTCCTGGCCAGCCAGGGGGCGGGGACGGAGCCTGCTTGGCGCCGGGCATGTCTCGGGAGGGCGTCCGCGGGATCGCGCGCATCAAGATCGAGGCTTCCTCAGAAGCGCCTGCTCAGGCCCAGGACCACGCGCCCGATCCCGTTGTTGCGATGGCGGCCAGCTCCATCGTGGTCCGACTCCAGCAGTGGGCTGTCGCTGATCTCGCTGGGCAGGAACTGGTACTCGACTGCC is part of the Pseudoxanthomonas sp. JBR18 genome and encodes:
- a CDS encoding zinc ribbon domain-containing protein: MPIYAFQCTTCGHSFDRLQKLSDADPDTCPSCGAPTVKRQVTAPSFRLAGGGWYETDFKKDGDKKRNLVEGNSGGSSTPAAATPAASSPAPSSGGSSGSSD
- a CDS encoding MFS transporter; its protein translation is MSRTEMSTASRRSRPWQAMFNLRRGEGGQVLTAALCLFFVLTALMLLRPARDALGLEHGIESVRSLIAVTAVVTLAMNPLFGWVVGRLKRSQVIGATYGFLALSLLGFWGLMTFAPGGVAAVSSQVFYVWFNVFNLFATMVFWALLADHFTSDQGKRFFALVSVGGTLGAIFGPWLTSVLAASLGTSSLLPVASGFLLLGMLAAWLLQWIAPGRAIEDGVGPPSRSDERGRIGGSAWAGIRSVLGSPYLCGVAGYVLLTAVIATFVYFTRLQMVEAIADDLDMRTAILGKIDMWTHVAVLMLQLTLASRIIKRFGLGLTLALLPVTTALGFLGLATYGSFLGLVLLEAGTRAVQRGIAQPAREALFTVVDREDKYKAKALIDTFVYRAGDVVGAQTEGALSRLGMAMGGLVGAVLPLALGWMALALWVGRAQARRSARPSADTTPDGSCGQHDRSILRSPHTVSRGVRASSGTRTIDTPQPPGKRFDVQARESAP
- a CDS encoding SDR family oxidoreductase; its protein translation is MAAFGVLLGYALSSGTALAQTPPKSDWSLADMPSQAGRIVLITGGTSGMGFEDAKALAAAGAQVIIAARNPQRGQQAIDQIRQAVPEAQVQFEHVDLADLSSVRSLAGRLGTTLPRLDGLINNAAIMAPPERGTSVDGFELQFATNYLGHFVLTAELLPLLRKSDAPRVVTLSSIAVHQGGIHFDDLQSTQAYVPMVAYAQSKLACLMFAFELQRRSDAAGWGIRSVAAHPGVAVTELVARGPGLDSAQGRQWSAMREHLQTAAQGAVPTLYAATAPEAQGGAYYGPIGDREIRGPLGLATVPAAVKDSAASAQLWAVSEEITGVRFPALRR